One genomic region from Populus nigra chromosome 8, ddPopNigr1.1, whole genome shotgun sequence encodes:
- the LOC133700448 gene encoding uncharacterized protein LOC133700448 isoform X1 — protein MKLPLLLECLAGEARIKKIMQADEDVGKIALAVPVLVSKALELFLQDLCDRTHEITLQRGAKTMSALHLKHCVQSYNVFDFLREIVSRVPDYSHGHSDSTGDHRPLQKRKPTGDECNDSDEELKRSRMHEMSHAGSSGRGRGRGRGRGRGRGARNIERESSSRDLEPESCTTVQQSIKNNNNPGVVMDNGSESKESVKENNRVSDATNQPERNFDLNAEVNDSEDAKAAAAPAATTTTTTTTSAPSSSVEPAAETNHEEYPGWSLSEMDKIVIDPLQLAQLSKRLDEEEEDYDEEG, from the exons ATGAAGTTGCCTTTGTTGTTGGAGTGTTTAGCTGGTGAG GCTCGCATAAAGAAAATTATGCAAGCTGATGAGGATGTTGGGAAGATAGCACTGGCAGTGCCTGTTTTAGTTT CCAAAGCATTGGAATTGTTTCTGCAAGACCTCTGTGACCGTACCCATGAGATCACCCTTCAGCGAGGAGCAAAGACTATGAGTGCTTTGCATTT AAAACATTGTGTACAGAGCTATAACGTGTTTGATTTTCTGAGAGAAATTGTCAGCAGGGTTCCTGACTACAGTCATGGTCATTCCGATTCCACAGGGGATCATAGACCTCTTCAAAAGAG AAAGCCCACTGGAGATGAATGCAATGACAGTGACGAGGAGTTGAAGAGAAGCAGGATG CATGAGATGAGCCATGCAGGCAGCAGTGGCAGAGGAAGAGGTCGAGGACGAGGGAGAGGTCGTGGAAGAGGTGCTCGAAATATAGAAAGAGAGTCTTCTAGTCGTGACCTTGAACCAGAATCCTGCACAACTGTTCAGCAGagcattaaaaataacaacaatccTGGAGTAGTGATGGACAATGGCTCAGAGTCTAAGGAATCAGTGAAGGAAAATAACAGGGTCAGTGATGCTACCAATCAACCAGAACGAAACTTTGATCTGAATGCAGAGGTTAATGATAGTGAGGATGCAAAGGCTGCAGCAGCGCCAGCTGCCACCACCACAACAACAACCACCACCTCAGCCCCCAGCTCATCAGTAGAGCCTGCTGCTGAAACTAACCATGAAGAATATCCAGGTTGGTCACTTTCTGAAATGGACAAGATCGTTATTGACCCTCTTCAGCTTGCACAGCTCAGCAAAAGATTAGACGAGGAGGAGGAAGATTACGACGAAGAAGGCTGA
- the LOC133702004 gene encoding egg cell-secreted protein 1.1-like, whose translation MAFNLKLFLFVALLACSSLGCYKAKARPLASISNLSTRLKLDEESSNCWDSLLQLQACTGEIVLFFLNGETQLGRSCCQALSTIGEHCWPNMIDTLGFTTEESQILEGYCDKAADPTTPSPSAPSAVPVEIVPKQTLVP comes from the coding sequence ATGGCTTTTAATCTTAAGCTCTTTCTTTTCGTTGCTTTATTGGCATGCAGCAGCTTGGGCTGCTACAAGGCCAAGGCAAGACCGCTGGCTTCAATCTCAAACCTTTCGACTCGCTTAAAACTAGATGAAGAGTCATCAAACTGCTGGGACTCTTTGTTGCAACTACAAGCATGTACTGGGGAgattgttcttttctttcttaacgGCGAGACTCAACTTGGTCGTAGCTGTTGCCAAGCTTTGAGCACCATTGGTGAACATTGCTGGCCTAACATGATTGATACACTAGGATTTACCACTGAAGAGagccaaattcttgaaggcTACTGTGATAAAGCTGCCGATCCCACTACTCCATCACCGTCAGCACCATCTGCGGTGCCTGTTGAGATTGTTCCAAAGCAAACTTTGGTTCCTTGA
- the LOC133700449 gene encoding cysteine proteinase inhibitor 6-like encodes MTSPSFISPLLTLAVVLAVTITPQISASGGFCQEKMATLGGVHDSQSSQNSAEIDSLARFAVDEHNKKENAILEFARVVKAKEQVVAGTMHHLTIEAVEAGKKKLYEAKVWVKPWLNFKELHEFKDAGDVPVFTSSDLGVKRDGHAPGWRAVPVHDPSVQDAAIHALKSIQQRSNSLFPYELQEVVNANAEVVDDSAKFDMLLKVKRGSTEEKFKVLVHKNNEGTYHLNQMEPHA; translated from the exons ATGACCTCCCCTTCCTTCATCTCCCCATTACTCACACTAGCTGTTGTCCTTGCCGTTACAATCACCCCTCAAATTTCTGCCTCCGGAGGATTCTGTCAGGAGAAAATGGCCACTCTCGGCGGCGTTCACGACTCTCAAAGCTCCCAAAATAGCGCCGAGATCGACAGCCTCGCTCGCTTCGCTGTCGATGAACACAACAAGAAAGAG AATGCGATATTGGAGTTTGCGAGGGTAGTGAAGGCGAAAGAGCAAGTGGTTGCGGGGACAATGCATCATCTTACGATTGAAGCGGTTGAAGCGGGGAAGAAGAAGCTTTATGAGGCCAAAGTCTGGGTTAAGCCGTGGCTTAACTTCAAGGAGTTGCACGAGTTTAAGGATGCCGGTGATGTTCCTGTGTTTACCTCCTCTGATCTCGGTGTCAAGAGAG ATGGTCATGCTCCTGGATGGCGAGCAGTGCCAGTGCATGATCCTTCAGTCCAAGATGCAGCAATTCATGCTTTGAAGTCCATCCAGCAGAGGTCCAACTCTCTGTTCCCTTATGAACTTCAAGAGGTCGTTAATGCAAATGCTGAG GTGGTAGATGATTCTGCAAAATTTGATATGCTTCTCAAGGTGAAGAGGGGAAGCACTGAAGAGAAATTCAAGGTATTGGTGCACAAGAACAATGAGGGCACCTACCATCTCAATCAGATGGAGCCTCATGCCTGA
- the LOC133700448 gene encoding uncharacterized protein LOC133700448 isoform X2 translates to MKKKLDTRFPAARIKKIMQADEDVGKIALAVPVLVSKALELFLQDLCDRTHEITLQRGAKTMSALHLKHCVQSYNVFDFLREIVSRVPDYSHGHSDSTGDHRPLQKRKPTGDECNDSDEELKRSRMHEMSHAGSSGRGRGRGRGRGRGRGARNIERESSSRDLEPESCTTVQQSIKNNNNPGVVMDNGSESKESVKENNRVSDATNQPERNFDLNAEVNDSEDAKAAAAPAATTTTTTTTSAPSSSVEPAAETNHEEYPGWSLSEMDKIVIDPLQLAQLSKRLDEEEEDYDEEG, encoded by the exons ATGAAGAAGAAGCTTGATACTCGTTTTCCAGCT GCTCGCATAAAGAAAATTATGCAAGCTGATGAGGATGTTGGGAAGATAGCACTGGCAGTGCCTGTTTTAGTTT CCAAAGCATTGGAATTGTTTCTGCAAGACCTCTGTGACCGTACCCATGAGATCACCCTTCAGCGAGGAGCAAAGACTATGAGTGCTTTGCATTT AAAACATTGTGTACAGAGCTATAACGTGTTTGATTTTCTGAGAGAAATTGTCAGCAGGGTTCCTGACTACAGTCATGGTCATTCCGATTCCACAGGGGATCATAGACCTCTTCAAAAGAG AAAGCCCACTGGAGATGAATGCAATGACAGTGACGAGGAGTTGAAGAGAAGCAGGATG CATGAGATGAGCCATGCAGGCAGCAGTGGCAGAGGAAGAGGTCGAGGACGAGGGAGAGGTCGTGGAAGAGGTGCTCGAAATATAGAAAGAGAGTCTTCTAGTCGTGACCTTGAACCAGAATCCTGCACAACTGTTCAGCAGagcattaaaaataacaacaatccTGGAGTAGTGATGGACAATGGCTCAGAGTCTAAGGAATCAGTGAAGGAAAATAACAGGGTCAGTGATGCTACCAATCAACCAGAACGAAACTTTGATCTGAATGCAGAGGTTAATGATAGTGAGGATGCAAAGGCTGCAGCAGCGCCAGCTGCCACCACCACAACAACAACCACCACCTCAGCCCCCAGCTCATCAGTAGAGCCTGCTGCTGAAACTAACCATGAAGAATATCCAGGTTGGTCACTTTCTGAAATGGACAAGATCGTTATTGACCCTCTTCAGCTTGCACAGCTCAGCAAAAGATTAGACGAGGAGGAGGAAGATTACGACGAAGAAGGCTGA
- the LOC133702003 gene encoding putative B3 domain-containing protein At1g78640, translating to MEKQQQFCVLSSCFPSRNTNNPKKRKECECQQAEREVFAGSQPLFNEHPFWFKKPKTSSGIGSIVVASRNPGRVLKEPKLLDENWVFKNSVDPDSRNNESGEELERRVAFNLRTMRSSFSLGDLLEERSRGVSTQLSLYHHDPFEIKKKMKPSDLGNLCRLLVSADLVEKHILPFLNEDQTKQVIIPNQEINGLKVWVWDIDTGSMHQLVFKRWSTSKSYIFNDGWTKHFVKRRNLRESDEIGLFWDNDQSRFHFSVLSRAATVAKIRN from the coding sequence ATGGagaaacaacaacaattttgtgttttgagttCTTGTTTTCCTTCCAGGAACACCAATAAtcctaagaaaagaaaagaatgtgaATGTCAACAAGCCGAGAGAGAAGTGTTTGCTGGGTCACAGCCACTTTTCAATGAGCATCCTTTTTGGTTCAAGAAGCCAAAAACAAGCAGCGGAATTGGTTCCATTGTTGTTGCTTCAAGAAATCCAGGGAGGGTTTTAAAGGAACCAAAGCTTTTAGACGAAAACTGGGTTTTCAAGAACTCTGTTGATCCTGATTCAAGAAACAATGAATCTGGAGAAGAGTTGGAGAGAAGGGTGGCTTTTAATCTTAGGACGATGAGATCGTCTTTTAGCCTTGGGGATTTGCTAGAGGAGAGGTCTCGTGGGGTATCAACTCAACTAAGTCTGTATCATCATGACCCATTCGAGatcaagaagaagatgaagccaAGTGATCTGGGTAATCTATGCAGGCTGCTTGTGTCTGCAGATTTGGTTGAGAAACATATCCTGCCTTTCTTGAACGAGGATCAAACTAAACAGGTTATAATTCCGAATCAAGAAATCAATGGTTTGAAGGTCTGGGTTTGGGATATCGATACTGGAAGTATGCATCAGTTGGTCTTCAAAAGATGGAGCACTTCTAAAAGCTATATTTTCAATGATGGCTGGACAAAGCACTTCGTTAAAAGGAGGAATTTGAGGGAAAGCGATGAAATTGGACTCTTCTGGGACAATGATCAGTCAAGATTTCACTTCAGTGTTCTTAGTAGGGCTGCTACTGTGGCCAAGATTAGAAATTAG
- the LOC133702141 gene encoding uncharacterized protein LOC133702141 — protein MSPASKSNTKSKDKTSAKSAIEQPKASIKSSGSTNSVTGNPANAYNPISGTFHTLEIPAAAAFPPLHDNGRFRNIDDTDEHSSSPHGTVSEYDSVSNNGSCSGESEDIKEKIINSTRQETIPGLDSDRREKICQRNEKKHQRQRERRVQELHDRCSGYLMSRKLERLSQQLVAMGFSHEQAILALMLNEGRVEESVNWLFEGSEEEAQKDSKLESGGNLKIDINEELAQISAMEMRYKCSKQEVERAVVACEGDLVKAEETLQPQKQEPPATPPRQEYTADTNNLRRLHEKHVPVTSVTAQQRMNERDFNYKTAIPVPMYSEPGSRNLQPLNQPKPLADKRWGATGSSPAFSSSMGPSMQVAPPSTKLDIQLGFTEGVGTTGSSSAFSSSMGPSMQVAPPSTKLGVQLGFTGNERKNVQQIVREPVSPQSMNAKQNTVPYASATPSVTAGWYSNNVPGVEHMRSNVKLLSNQSTGSLGLVNQSSQQFYHPVSYKQNPFPYSGPVNYTSNGLGGTRSPSLTVPSQLQGSYGKTTASLPSLAAPSSLGLFTGWGSAGTLGSSHVDWNTGGLMSEFDYTSIDWTLDSNMLSSKSNGLWLGLSSLLRNTSSTRTSSTNSSFLSGLRDSGVAKETSSSARSREWTSPFAGKDIFSLPRQFVTSPSP, from the coding sequence ATGTCTCCTGCATCAAAATCCAATACCAAGTCCAAGGATAAGACCTCTGCAAAGTCTGCTATAGAACAACCAAAAGCATCCATTAAGTCTTCTGGATCAACCAACTCTGTAACTGGGAATCCAGCGAATGCTTATAATCCAATTTCTGGGACTTTTCACACATTAGAAATAccagctgctgctgctttccCGCCCTTGCATGATAATGGTCGTTTCAGAAATATAGATGACACAGATGAGCATTCTAGCAGCCCACATGGAACAGTTTCTGAGTATGATTCAGTTTCCAACAATGGGAGCTGCTCTGGTGAGTCAGAGGACATTAAAGAGAAGATAATCAATTCTACTCGACAGGAAACGATACCTGGCTTAGACAGCGACCGACGTGAGAAGATCTGTCAGAGGAATGAGAAAAAGCATCAGCGTCAGAGAGAGAGGAGGGTGCAAGAGTTGCATGACCGATGCAGTGGGTATCTAATGTCAAGAAAACTAGAAAGGCTTTCACAACAGCTTGTGGCGATGGGTTTTTCTCATGAGCAGGCAATCTTGGCCCTTATGCTGAATGAGGGCAGGGTAGAAGAATCGGTAAACTGGCTTTTTGAGGGAAGTGAAGAGGAAGCTCAAAAGGACTCTAAGCTTGAAAGTGGTGGTAACCTAAAAATTGACATAAATGAGGAGCTCGCTCAAATCTCAGCAATGGAGATGAGATACAAATGCTCAAAGCAGGAGGTTGAAAGAGCAGTGGTTGCTTGTGAAGGGGATCTAGTGAAGGCAGAGGAGACCCTGCAGCCACAGAAGCAGGAACCACCTGCAACTCCACCAAGGCAAGAATATACTGCCGATACGAATAACCTGAGGAGACTGCATGAAAAGCATGTACCTGTGACTTCAGTTACAGCACAACAGAGAATGAATGAACGGGATTTCAACTACAAAACAGCAATTCCAGTGCCAATGTATTCAGAACCTGGGAGTAGAAACTTGCAACCTCTGAATCAGCCCAAGCCACTAGCAGACAAGAGGTGGGGTGCAACAGGATCGAGCCCTGCATTCTCATCATCTATGGGACCATCCATGCAAGTAGCACCTCCATCAACAAAACTTGATATCCAGCTTGGTTTTACTGAAGGAGTGGGCACAACAGGATCGAGCTCTGCATTCTCATCATCTATGGGACCATCCATGCAAGTAGCACCTCCATCAACAAAACTCGGTGTCCAGCTTGGTTTTACTGGAAATGAGAGGAAAAATGTGCAGCAGATTGTGAGGGAACCAGTCAGCCCTCAATCTATGAATGCCAAACAAAATACAGTCCCTTACGCAAGTGCCACTCCTTCAGTAACAGCTGGATGGTATTCAAATAATGTTCCAGGTGTTGAACATATGCGGTCAAATGTTAAGTTGCTTTCAAATCAGAGCACTGGAAGCCTTGGTCTTGTAAATCAGAGCTCACAACAATTTTACCATCCAGTGTCATACAAACAAAACCCGTTCCCTTATAGCGGCCCAGTGAATTATACATCAAATGGACTTGGAGGAACAAGGTCTCCTTCACTTACAGTTCCATCTCAGTTGCAAGGTTCATATGGTAAAACGACTGCATCTTTGCCTTCTCTAGCAGCACCGTCCTCACTTGGTTTATTCACTGGCTGGGGCTCAGCTGGAACTTTAGGTTCTTCACATGTTGATTGGAATACAGGAGGCCTGATGTCAGAATTTGATTACACCAGCATCGATTGGACTTTGGATTCGAACATGTTATCCTCCAAGTCAAATGGGTTGTGGCTGGGTCTGTCATCATTACTTAGGAACACGTCTAGCACAAGGACGAGCAGTACAAATAGTTCCTTCCTATCAGGGTTACGGGACAGTGGAGTGGCTAAAGAAACATCATCCTCAGCTCGTTCGCGCGAGTGGACCTCTCCTTTCGCAGGCAAGGACATCTTTAGTTTGCCTAGGCAGTTTGTAACTTCTCCATCTCCTTAG
- the LOC133700448 gene encoding uncharacterized protein LOC133700448 isoform X3, whose amino-acid sequence MQADEDVGKIALAVPVLVSKALELFLQDLCDRTHEITLQRGAKTMSALHLKHCVQSYNVFDFLREIVSRVPDYSHGHSDSTGDHRPLQKRKPTGDECNDSDEELKRSRMHEMSHAGSSGRGRGRGRGRGRGRGARNIERESSSRDLEPESCTTVQQSIKNNNNPGVVMDNGSESKESVKENNRVSDATNQPERNFDLNAEVNDSEDAKAAAAPAATTTTTTTTSAPSSSVEPAAETNHEEYPGWSLSEMDKIVIDPLQLAQLSKRLDEEEEDYDEEG is encoded by the exons ATGCAAGCTGATGAGGATGTTGGGAAGATAGCACTGGCAGTGCCTGTTTTAGTTT CCAAAGCATTGGAATTGTTTCTGCAAGACCTCTGTGACCGTACCCATGAGATCACCCTTCAGCGAGGAGCAAAGACTATGAGTGCTTTGCATTT AAAACATTGTGTACAGAGCTATAACGTGTTTGATTTTCTGAGAGAAATTGTCAGCAGGGTTCCTGACTACAGTCATGGTCATTCCGATTCCACAGGGGATCATAGACCTCTTCAAAAGAG AAAGCCCACTGGAGATGAATGCAATGACAGTGACGAGGAGTTGAAGAGAAGCAGGATG CATGAGATGAGCCATGCAGGCAGCAGTGGCAGAGGAAGAGGTCGAGGACGAGGGAGAGGTCGTGGAAGAGGTGCTCGAAATATAGAAAGAGAGTCTTCTAGTCGTGACCTTGAACCAGAATCCTGCACAACTGTTCAGCAGagcattaaaaataacaacaatccTGGAGTAGTGATGGACAATGGCTCAGAGTCTAAGGAATCAGTGAAGGAAAATAACAGGGTCAGTGATGCTACCAATCAACCAGAACGAAACTTTGATCTGAATGCAGAGGTTAATGATAGTGAGGATGCAAAGGCTGCAGCAGCGCCAGCTGCCACCACCACAACAACAACCACCACCTCAGCCCCCAGCTCATCAGTAGAGCCTGCTGCTGAAACTAACCATGAAGAATATCCAGGTTGGTCACTTTCTGAAATGGACAAGATCGTTATTGACCCTCTTCAGCTTGCACAGCTCAGCAAAAGATTAGACGAGGAGGAGGAAGATTACGACGAAGAAGGCTGA